The DNA sequence CCTAAAAGAGCATTATGTATTGGTGCGTTTGTATTTCGACCTAATTTATGAAGGCACTTTGAAGATTGCTTATCagttttgttcaccttgtctgctTATGGTTGGCTTGATTTCCCTCTAAATGCTCTCCAACATTTAACATAAACTTGGCTTGAAGATTTTAGAATTATCATTGTTCTGTGCCCTGTGTCTGTGTTCGTTCATGTTCCCCCCTAGTTACCTTTTTTCATTCTATattatttgtttgcaaaaataaatggtTTCGACTTTCACGCTCACAAGCAGGCATTTAAACTTTAACAACCGCCTTGCCCACGTTTCCGCCCCGCATCATCTCGATGAAAGCGCGAGGCATGTTCTCGAACCCGTCCGTGACCGTTTCGCGGACCTTCAGCTTCCCCTCCCGAATCCAGCGCAGGTTCTGGTGCACGCCCTCGAACCACCGGTCGGTCCACCGGTGCACGCTGAACCCCTCCTGCACCAGCTGCTTCCACACAAAGTCCCTCTGCGGGTCGGTGACGCGCGCCGGCTCACCCCCATTGTACTGGGAAATTGTGCCGCACACGGCAATGCGCCCGAACGGCTTCATCTGCCCCTTGACCGTCTCGGCTGTGCGGCCACCGACATTGTCGAAATAGCAGTCCACCCCGTCCGGGGCCAGCTGGCGCAGTGCCTTCCCGACGTCCTCCTCCTTGTAATTGATCGCCCCGTCAAAGCCGAGCTGCCGCAGCCACTCGCACTTTTCGGCCGAGCCGGCGATCCCGACCACCCGGCAGCCCTTAATCTTCGCGATCTGACCCACCTGGCTGCCGACGGCACCGGCTGCCCCGCTCACGACCACCGTCTCGCCCGGCTGCGGTTTGCAAATCTCGAGCAGCCCGAAGTACGCCGTGTTGCCGACCGTGCCGAGCGCGCCCATCCCGAGCGAGGCGGGCAGCGGGCCCAGCTCCGGCAGCACGTACGGTTTGCGCGTCTCGAAGCTGGCCGGTGCGCACACGGACACGGTGCGCCAGCCGACCTGCGCGAACGCGAGCGCCCCGACCGGGAAGTCCGCGTGCCGGCTCTCGATCACCTCGCCGACCTGGCCCCCGATCATGGTGCTGCCGGTCGGGTTGGCCAGCATGTAGATGCGCATGTACGGATCCACGCTCAGGTACAGGGCTTTGATAAGAAATTCTGCAAGCGAGCAAACAAGGCATTAGCAATCGTTTGGGAGGAAGAAAGTGGCTTGCGCCTATCCTTACCTCCATCTTGCAGCTCCGGCACCGGTTCCTCCACCAGCTCGAAGTTGTCGAGCGTCGGCTCATCGACGAACGGCTTCGCGTAAATCCATTTCTTTGCAATGTGCATTCTTTTAAGGATCTGGCAGGTGTAAACAGCACTCAATCAGTGAATACACTCGTTAACAAAACGTTTTGATTATTCCTAGCAGCTTGTTTGGCTTCTTTCCACGATCGTACCGCTCCGAGGATTCACCGACTCGgcgtttatttattgtttacattttgattttgacttTCCTTGGCAAATGCTACAGTGCGTGACACAATTATGCGAGCCATTGGAATTTCAACAAGAAAATTGATTTTGGGCGACGGACATAAGTACGCTTACCAATCcgtactagtgatgggtaaagttggccaAAATTCGTAGTCGACTCTGATTTTACTCCGATAATTTCTGAAACCGGCTCCGTACGGTAGGTCTGCCCATCATTATCCGGAGTCATACGGAATCGTCcag is a window from the Anopheles merus strain MAF chromosome X, AmerM5.1, whole genome shotgun sequence genome containing:
- the LOC121594713 gene encoding prostaglandin reductase 1-like — translated: MHIAKKWIYAKPFVDEPTLDNFELVEEPVPELQDGEFLIKALYLSVDPYMRIYMLANPTGSTMIGGQVGEVIESRHADFPVGALAFAQVGWRTVSVCAPASFETRKPYVLPELGPLPASLGMGALGTVGNTAYFGLLEICKPQPGETVVVSGAAGAVGSQVGQIAKIKGCRVVGIAGSAEKCEWLRQLGFDGAINYKEEDVGKALRQLAPDGVDCYFDNVGGRTAETVKGQMKPFGRIAVCGTISQYNGGEPARVTDPQRDFVWKQLVQEGFSVHRWTDRWFEGVHQNLRWIREGKLKVRETVTDGFENMPRAFIEMMRGGNVGKAVVKV